GACGATTACCAACGTCTGATCGCCGTGCCGCACGGCCCGAATCAGGGCCCGAGTGATCAGGTCCAGATAGATGAAATCGAGATCGAAGCCGGTCAAGTCGCGCTCGGCGATCTGCTCATGGACCGGGTAGGTGTCGACGCCCTGATACTCGGATTGAAACGCGCGGACGGCCTCTTCGACCAGCACGTCGCGGTCGGCGTCTTTGCCGAACGCGTTGACCGACCAGTACCAGCCGTCGGGGCTGTAGACCGTCACCGACGCCTGGGCCTCGTCCGAGTTGTCTTCCACGGTCCAATCTTCGGGATAGAGAAAATGCAGACCGTGGCGGTCGAAGATAGCGGGCATAGCTGGCAGGCCTTCGGGCAGTGGAATGAGCTTTCGCGGCGCGGGTGCGGCTTGCTCCGCTTGTTCAGTTTACCGCATCGACGCCGCGACACAGCGTGCGCGGCCGAAGCGGCCTTGTCCCGGCCGCGCGAGCCCAGTACGATCACCGCCCAATTCACGCAGAGCATCCCACTTATCAGGATGAACCCAAGCGGGGTGGGACGCCGGGCATGGACGCCCTTCTCAGGATGCAGATCACAGCGCCGCAGGAGCGCTTCGTAAGCGCCTCCGCGCCGAGGTTGCGCGCCGGGGCCGTGCCTTACGGCGGGCGGCTGCTCGTGGCGCTGGGCTTGTGCCTGTTGTCGATCATGCCCGGCGGCTGCGCTTTTACTCAGCGCTTCGGTTCGGCCCCCAAGGCGATTGTCAATTCGCGCCAGTTGTCGTCCCAGGGCATCAGCGCCATCGAGCGTGAGGATTGGGCCGAGGCCGAGACGCTCCTGGCCGAAGCCGTACAAACCTGCGACGTCGATCCACAGGCCAGGCGCTACTATGCGCAGGCCCTCTGGCATCGCGGAGCGACGCACGAGGCGCTCGCGCAGATGAACGAGGCGTTACGGTTGTCGGCCGACGACCCCAAGCTGCTGCTGGCCGTCGCCGAGATGCAAGCTGCGCTGGGCCAAACGGAGCAGGCGCTTGCCCGCGTCGAACGCTCGCTCGATCTCGACCCGCATGCCGCGGCCGGTTGGGCCCTGCACGGCCAGATGATGCAGCAGGCCGGCCTGCCGCGGCGGGCGTTGGCCGACTATCAAAAGGCGCTCGGCTACGAGCCGCAGAATCGCGACGTGCTCTTGCAGATTGCCGAAATCTATCGCCAGCTCAATGATCCGCAGCAGGCAATGGTCAACCTGCACGCCTACCTCGATCTGTATGCCGATGGCGAAGAACCGCAACAGGCCCTCTATTTGCTCGGCCAGTCATACGCAGCCATGGCCCGTTACGACGACGCGGCCGAGACGTTGCGTTTGGCCCTGCGCCGTGGGCCGCCGACGGGCGACATCCTCTACCAATTGGCCGACGTCGAGATGCGGGCCGGCCGCCCGGCCGCGGCCCAGGCGATCGCCCAGGAAATGCTGGCCCTCGAGCCGCAGGGAACCCGCGGGCGCGAGCTCTATTCGCGGGCCGCACTGGCCCTCCAACCGGCACAGCCCACCCTGCTCCGGTAGTGGCGCGGGCACCGGCTGCGCAATCGGTCCAATCTCCCGAACCGGACCGGACGGCACCTGCATGGCCCGGCCCCCACGGCGGCGAAATGCCGCGGTTTTGGCGTTGGTCGCGCCACGACGTAGAGTTGCCTGGTGACCTCGAAACAGTGCGACTGGTAAGGAGCACGAACATGACCGGCGCGACCCTTCAGGAATCGAATCCGCAACCGTTCGTCGAACGCCGTCGCAACGAAGGAGCAGCCGGCGCCGCAATCGAGCGTCGTCAATTCTCGGCCAGTCACGAGGAATTGTCGCCCGCGGCCCAAGAGCTGGCCAACGCGATCGACAGCTACAAGCTGCGGCACCGTCGCCGCTTCGTGACTTACGAAGAAATGCTCTCGGTGATCCTCTCGCTGGGGTATCACAAGTAACACGGTCAGGCGCCCGCGCCGCAGCCGAGGCATCTATTCGTCAGCCGTCGTGCGGCCCGTGGCGACGTCGAACTCGTATAGCGCCGGCACGAGCATGGCGGCCGTGGCAAAGCCGTAGGTGAGCCCCGTCACCAGGAACACGCCCAGCGTGTATTCCAACAGGAAGCTCGTGATCGCGTAAAACGTCGCGAACGGGCACAAGGCCGAAGCCAAGGCGATCGCCGGCGAAGGATTGCGCGCCCCCAGGGCCAGGTACAGCCCCACTCCGCCACCGACCATGAAGGCCAGAAACGGCTGGAGCTGAACCTCGAAGGACCCGCTGAAGGCCACCATCAGCCGCATGCACACGGCAATGCCGACGAACAGGAAGAAGACCGTTCCGAGGCTGGTGAAGATCGCCGTCCGCGAACTCTCGTAGATCATGCCGACGTGCAGCCCGAGTACGGCCACGAACAGGTCCATCACCAGCAGACCGCCACAGACGTAAATCAAGTTCTCCCCGCTCAGCTCGCCGACCCACCACAAGTAGCCGCACAGCAGCAACGGCGCCAGCACGACTTCCTTGACGTTGTAGAAGATTCCGCCGAGCTTGCCGAAGATGAATTCGGCGGGGCTCAAGTCGCTGACCAACAGCAGGTCGATGGCTCGGCCGTCGCGTTCGCCGGTCAATGCAGTCACGGCCTGGGCATTGATCAGCACCAGGCTGAGCACAAACAACGGCACCAACGCCAGGCTGGCTTGCGCGCGGGTCAAGCCGCCCGGGCTGCCGACCATGCTCACCAGCGCCGCCGCCGCGAGCACGGCCAGCGACAGATACGCGAGCTGCACGACGATGATCTTGCGGCCATATGCCCAAGTGCGGACCTCGCGCCAGAGAATCGGATTGTCCCAAACCTGGCGATGGAGGCGCAGAGGCGGCGCCGGCAGCGTCGCGGCCGGCGCGCGCTCGCGGCGTTTGCGGACAATATCGCCGATCGAGAGGGCCACCCCGGTGGCCGACGCCTCGGTCGCGGCGGCGGGCTCGGCTTCAATTCGCCCGGTGATCGTTTCCCACAACGAACCGCCGGTCCAAGTCTCATCCGTGGCGGGCCGCGCCTCGCGCGATGGATTCCACACGCGCACACGCAAGATCGCCACCGCCGAGAGGCAGACGGTCACCGCCAGCGAGAAGGCGACGAACAGCGTCAAAGGCCCCGGAAAGGGGCCGATCGGCGGACCGAGATGCCCATCGGGGCGGACCGCCGCAAGCACGGCCTGCCAAGGGCTGAAGGCGGCCGCCCAAGTGGCGCTTGCCACGCCATAAAACGACTCGCCCAGCACGCCGGCTCGAACGACTTCCCAACCGACGAGCCAGGCGGCCAAGGCCAAGGTGACCAAGGCGAGCGTCTGAAAGGTCTTCTCGCGCCACAGCGCTACGGTTGAGCCCAAGCTGCCGGCGGCCAGGGCGCTGGCGAGCGTCACGGCGAAGGACCAGCCGAGCTGTGCCCACGACACGCCTCCCAGCGCCAACAGCAGGGCATACACGGGCAAGGCCGCGGCCAGCAGCGCTAAGACCGAAAGCAGGCTGGCCAACCACTTGCCGAGCACCAGCTCGGAGTTGTTCAACTGGGTGAGCAGCAACAACACCAGCGTGCGGCGGTCCTTCTCTTGGGCCACGGCGCCGGCCGCCGCCAGGGCCGAAAAGAATACGGCCAGGGCCAACTGCAAAGGCGCCAGCAGTTGAAAGAGTATCGCGCCGAACCGCGCCAGGTCGTCCACGCCACGCACCACGCTCGTGCCGGTGACCACGAGCCAGGCAGTGCAGGCGAGCACCAACAGCATCCCGGCGTAGGTGATCCGCGCGATGAAGAACCTGCGCCGCCGTGGGAGCGTGACCGCCTCGCGGCTAAAGACCGGGCCAACGAGCAACGCGGTTACCTCGAACGATGCAGGACTTGCAGGACCGATTTGAATGGCGACACTGAGCACCTCTAGTGTGGGCCGCTGTGCCCCGCCGTCAACACCGCGCGTGCCCCCAGGGAAGCTCCATGACTGCCCAACCGTCGAACGCAAAACGATTGATCGTCCTCACCGGGGCCACGCGCGGCCTGGGCCGTGCGCTCGTCGAGGCGTTTGTCGCCGACGGACATACGGTGATCGGTTGCGGGCGCTCGACCGCCGACGTGGCCGCTCTGCGAAGCCGTTTTCCGGAACCTTGCCGGTTCGACGCGGTCGACGTGGTTGACGACGTGGCCGTTGCCGCATGGGCTGGCGCGGTCCTCGACTCGCACGGCCCGCCCGAGTTGTTGATCAACAACGCCGCCGTCATCAACCGCGTGGCGCCGCTGTGGGAGATCAGCGCCGCGGAGTTCGATCAATTGATGGCCGTCAACGTGCGCGGCACCGCCAACGTCTTGCGCCACCTGCTGCCGGCCATGATTCGCCGCGGTGCGGGCGTGATCGTCAATCTCAGCTCCGGCTGGGGACGATCGACGTCGCCCAACGTGGCCCCTTATTGCGCCAGCAAATACGCCATCGAAGGGCTGACGCTGGCCCTGGCTCAAGAATTGCCTCAGGGCATGGCCGCGGTGCCGGTGAACCCAGGCATCATCAACACCGACATGCTGCGGAGTTGTTTCGGCAAGGACGCCGTGAACTACCCCACGCCCGAGCAGTGGGCCCGAAAGGCTGCGCCGTTCCTGCTCGGATTGGCGGCGCAGGACAACGGCCGTTCATTGTCGGTGCCCGGCGCACCCGAATAACGGTGCGCTCCGCGCTTGCTCGGTGGCGTTCGCGCGCCAAGAACGAAAAAGGTCATGGTCACGCGATCCGTCGCTTGACCATGACCTCTATCCTGATTTCGAGATCGCCGCGGCGACCTCGCCCTCCCGATCCATCGGTACCCGTGGTATCGGTCGAGCGCATCGCGCGTCTGGAACGATTCCCAGTGCCGCGCGGGTCGCTCTGGCGAAAGCCCTTGTCATGTCGCCGCTTCGTGGCGGAGAAATTTTTTCCGCGCCGCGACTGACAGCAATGCTAGCTGCTAGCTACTGGCGGTCGCTTACCGCACCGGCACCGGCACGGGCGCGGCCGGCAGCGCCGGAGCCCGCATCGCATCGTCGGCCGGCGGCAGCGGCGGTTGCAGCGTGCCGTCGATCACGGTGCCGTCTTGATAGGGCGTGCCCTCGGAAACCGTCGCCGCGCAGCTCGCCTCGCACGTCGATTCGACGACGGCGGCGTCGGTCCACGTCGGATTGCCGTAGTAGGCCGAATAAGGCTGGCCGTAGTAGGGCGTCGCTTGCGGAGCATAGTTCGGCTGCGGCGCGTAGTACGCATAGGTCGGCGCGGGCTGGCGGCTCGGGCAGATGCACTCGCACAGCCGTTGCCAGAAGCTCGGCCGCGGCGGGGCGTAGACCGGCACCGCGTAGGCCGCCTGGTACTGAACCGGCGCCGCGGCCATCGGGGCCTGGCAGCTCGCTTCACACGAAAACTCCATGCCACTCGAGCACGACGGTTCGGCAAAGGCCTGGCAGCTCGGCTCGACGGGCATCGTCGGCGCCAGGGGCGCAGGCGCTGCGTAGGGCGCCGGGGCCGCATAGGGTACGACCGGCTGCGGCTGGGCATACGGGGTCGGCAGCGCTGCCAGCGGCACGGGTGTGACCGGGGCCGCCGCCTGCGGCGCATAAGCCAGGGGCGCGCCATAGCTGGCTGCCTTGGGCG
This region of Pirellulales bacterium genomic DNA includes:
- a CDS encoding tetratricopeptide repeat protein; this translates as MDALLRMQITAPQERFVSASAPRLRAGAVPYGGRLLVALGLCLLSIMPGGCAFTQRFGSAPKAIVNSRQLSSQGISAIEREDWAEAETLLAEAVQTCDVDPQARRYYAQALWHRGATHEALAQMNEALRLSADDPKLLLAVAEMQAALGQTEQALARVERSLDLDPHAAAGWALHGQMMQQAGLPRRALADYQKALGYEPQNRDVLLQIAEIYRQLNDPQQAMVNLHAYLDLYADGEEPQQALYLLGQSYAAMARYDDAAETLRLALRRGPPTGDILYQLADVEMRAGRPAAAQAIAQEMLALEPQGTRGRELYSRAALALQPAQPTLLR
- a CDS encoding ABC transporter permease encodes the protein MLVGPVFSREAVTLPRRRRFFIARITYAGMLLVLACTAWLVVTGTSVVRGVDDLARFGAILFQLLAPLQLALAVFFSALAAAGAVAQEKDRRTLVLLLLTQLNNSELVLGKWLASLLSVLALLAAALPVYALLLALGGVSWAQLGWSFAVTLASALAAGSLGSTVALWREKTFQTLALVTLALAAWLVGWEVVRAGVLGESFYGVASATWAAAFSPWQAVLAAVRPDGHLGPPIGPFPGPLTLFVAFSLAVTVCLSAVAILRVRVWNPSREARPATDETWTGGSLWETITGRIEAEPAAATEASATGVALSIGDIVRKRRERAPAATLPAPPLRLHRQVWDNPILWREVRTWAYGRKIIVVQLAYLSLAVLAAAALVSMVGSPGGLTRAQASLALVPLFVLSLVLINAQAVTALTGERDGRAIDLLLVSDLSPAEFIFGKLGGIFYNVKEVVLAPLLLCGYLWWVGELSGENLIYVCGGLLVMDLFVAVLGLHVGMIYESSRTAIFTSLGTVFFLFVGIAVCMRLMVAFSGSFEVQLQPFLAFMVGGGVGLYLALGARNPSPAIALASALCPFATFYAITSFLLEYTLGVFLVTGLTYGFATAAMLVPALYEFDVATGRTTADE
- a CDS encoding SDR family oxidoreductase, with the protein product MTAQPSNAKRLIVLTGATRGLGRALVEAFVADGHTVIGCGRSTADVAALRSRFPEPCRFDAVDVVDDVAVAAWAGAVLDSHGPPELLINNAAVINRVAPLWEISAAEFDQLMAVNVRGTANVLRHLLPAMIRRGAGVIVNLSSGWGRSTSPNVAPYCASKYAIEGLTLALAQELPQGMAAVPVNPGIINTDMLRSCFGKDAVNYPTPEQWARKAAPFLLGLAAQDNGRSLSVPGAPE